CAGGCCCTGCGGCTGTGCTCCCAGCGCGTGCACGGCCACCTGTTCACCGCCGAGGCGCAGGCCATGGCGCGGGCGCTGTCAGCCCTGGAATCGGTCACCCTCTGGCCCCAGCGGCAACGCCTGCTTGGCTGACCGGGAAAGCGGCGCGGCCAAGACCCGTTCCCGCGCTTAGACTCTTTCCGGACGCTGCAGGCACCTTGGCCCAGCGCCAGGAGCGAGGAGGCCCCCATGGCCGGCGGCAGCCGCGACCCCGGACGCACCGTGACGTCCAAAGTGCTGTCCATCCTGGAAGCATTCGAAACCTCCCGCGGCGCCCTCAGCCTGACCGACATTGCGGACAAATCCGGGCTGCCGCTCAGCACCGCGCACCGCCTGGTGAACGAACTGACCGACTGGGGATTCCTGTCGCGGGAACCGAACGGCCGCTACCAGCTGGGGATCCGGCTGTGGGAGCTGGCGCAGAACACCGGCCGCCAGCTGCGCGACGCCGCCCACCCCTACATCCAGGACCTGTTCTCGCTCACCGGCGAAACGGCACACCTGGCCATCCGGGCCGGCAACGAAGTCCTGTACATCGACCGGGTCTACGGCTCCAAGCGCGTGCCCCGCGCATCCCGGGTGGGCGGCCGCCTGCCCATGCACGCCACCGCCGTCGGAAAAGTCATCCTGGCGTTCGAAGACGACTGGGTGCGCGACGCCTACCTGCACCGGGACCTGGAGCGCGCCACCGCCCACACCCACATCGACCCGCAGAAATTCACCGCCGAGCTGGTGGACATCCGTGCGCAGGGCTACGCCACCACCCTCGAGGAAGTGCGGCTTGGCTCCTGCTCCATTGCTGTCCCGGTGTTCCATACCGGCCGGATCGGCGCCGCCATCGGCCTGGTGCTGCCCACCGCCCAGGCATCCACCATGACCCGGTACCTTCCCGTCCTCAAGGGCATCTCGGCCCAAATCGAAAAGGCCACCGCGCGGATCCCCTTGGAGACGCTGATCGGCGTCCACAAAGCACCCCGCGGCTGACCCCGATCGCTTCCGTCCAGTGGAACCCGGTGCTGTTCCCGCCCGGTGATGTGGACCACACTGGTCACTAAGAAACCCCCGCCGCCCCCAAGGTGCCGGGCGGAGCCAAGTCACCAGGAGTCAACATGTCATCGTCGACAGAAACGGCTGGCCGCTGTCCTTTCGGGTACGGCGCCGAAGCCCCCGCCGGGCACCACGGCTACGAACCCTTCCAGATGAAGGATCCCTTCACCGCCTACGCAGAGCTCCGGGCCGAGCAGCCCGTGATGTTCGATGAGCGCACCGGCCTGTACGTCGTCTCCCGGTACGACGACATCAAAGCCGTCTTCGAGGACTGGGGAACGTTCTCCAGCGAAAACGCCCAGGCCCCGGTCCGGGAACGCGGACCCGCCGCGAAAAAGATCATGGAAGAGGGCGGCTTCACCGCCTACTCCGGCCTGTCCGCGCGCCGCCCGCCGGAGCACACCCGCATCCGCGCCGTAGTGCAGAAGGCCTTCACGCCCCGCCGCTACAAGGCGCTGGAACCGTTCATCCGGCAGAACGTGGTGGACCTGCTCGAAAAGATGCTGTCCCGCGAAGAGCGCCGCGGGGACCTGGTCAAGGACCTGGCCTACGACGTTCCCACCATCACCATCCTCACCCTGATCGGGGCGGACGTTTCCCAGGTGGACACGTTCAAGCGCTGGTCCGACTCCCGGGCCGCCATGACCTGGGGCGATCTGAGCGACGAGCAGCAGATCCCGCACGCCCACAACCTGGTGGAGTACTGGCAGGAATGCCTGCGCCTGGTCCGGGTGGCCCACGAAGAGGGCGGCGACAACCTCACGGCGGACCTGGTCAAGGCCCAGCAGGACGGCGCCGAGATCTCGGACCATGAAATCGCCTCGGTCCTCTACAGCCTGCTCTTTGCCGGACACGAGACCACCACCACCCTCATCTGCAACGCCCTGCGCGAGCTCCTGGCCCGCCCGGAGCAGTGGCAGCAGCTGGTGGACGATCCCAAGAAAATTCCCGCCGCCATCGACGAGGTCCTCCGCTACGCCGGCTCCATCGTCGGCTGGCGCCGCAAGGCCCTGAAGGACACCGAGGTGGGCGGGGTTCCCATCGAGCAAGGCTCGCAGCTGCTGCTCCTGATGGGCTCGGCCAACCGCGACGAAACCAAGTTCGAGGCCGGGGAGGACTTCGACATCACCCGGCCCAACGCCCGCGAGCACCTCTCCTTCGGGTTCGGCATCCACTACTGCCTGGGCAACATGCTCGCCAAGCTGCAGGCAAAAATCGCTCTCGAGGAAGTGGCCCGGCTCGCCCCCGGCCTGCAGCTCGACGCCCCGGAGGACATCGCCTTCCGCGAAAACCTGTCCTTCCGTGTTCCCGAGACCGTTCCTGTCACTTGGAAGGCCTAAGCACCATGCAAAACAACAAATACGTTCAGTTCTTCGACGGCGGCATCGAGCCAAAGCTTGAAAACCTCGGCGGCAAGGGCGCGTCCCTGGTCACCATGACCTCAGCCGGCATGCCCGTTCCGCCCGGCTTCGTCGTCACCACCGCGCAGTTCGATGCCTTCATGGACGAAGCCGGCATCACGGCGAAGATCCACGAACTGCTCGCTGGGCTGGACCCTGAGGACACCCGGCAGGTGGACCAGGTGTCCGCAGCCATCCGCGAGGACATCTGCTCCCGGCCGGTGCCTGAAAAGCTGCGCAGCCTGACCATCGAGGCCTACGGATCCCTGATGGGACGCTTCGACGCGCCTGTTCCGGTGGCCGTCCGGTCCAGCGCCACCGCGGAGGACCTGCCGGATGCGTCGTTCGCCGGGCAGCAGGACACCTACCTCTGGCTGGACGGCGTCAAGGCCGTCACCGAGCACATCCGCCAGTGCTGGGCTTCGCTCTACACGTCCCGCGCCATCATCTACCGGCTCAAGAACAGCATCCCCAACGAAGGCCTGTCCATGGCAGTGGTGGTGCAGAAGATGGTCAACTCCAAGGTCTCCGGCGTGGCCATCACCATGGATCCCACCAACGGCGACCGGTCCAAGATCACCATTGATTCCTCCTACGGCGTGGGCGAAATGGTGGTGTCCGGCCAAGTCACCCCGGACAACATCGTGCTGGACAAGGTGACCCTCGCCGTCGTCACCGAACACCTGGGCGACAAGCACGCCGAACTGGTCCCCGACTCCGGTGCCAGGCGCCTGGTGGAACGCGAGGTCGACGACGAACGCCGGGGCCGCCGCAGCCTCACCGATGCGGAACTCACCGCCGTCGCCCAGATGGCCAAGCGGGCCGAGAAGCACTACAAGTGCCCCCAGGACATCGAATGGGCCCTCGACGCCGACCTCCCCGACGGTGAAAACCTGCTGCTCCTCCAGTCCCGGCCGGAAACGGTCCACTCCTCCAAGCTGGTGACCGCGCCGCAGCCCGTCGTCACCGGCGGCTACTTCAGCGGACTGAGCACCCCCGCGCTCAAGCCGACCGCCTGACCCGAAACCCAAGGCTTCACCCCACCAAGGCTCACCGCCGAGCCCTCCCGAAAGGACCGCCATGTCCATGAAGTCGTTCCCCAAGCCCTCCGAGCTGCCGGTTCCCGCCGGGGCCGAAGGCTGGGAAAAGATCTACCCCTACTACCTGGTCTTCCAGGACAAGCTCAAGGAGCAGGAGGACGCCAAGTTCTGGTTCTGCGACAGCCAGCACTGGCCCACCGTGTTCAAGCCCTTCGAGACCATCGGCGGCGAATTCGCGGTCAAGTGCCTGGGCCAGTACAACGCCCGGCACCTGATGATCCCCAACGCCAACGGCATCGAGTTCCGCATCCACCTGGGCTACCTCTACATGTCCCCCATTCCCGTCCCGGAGGACCAGATCGCCGCCCGCGTGCCACTGTTCGAGCAGCGCGTCGGCCACTACTTCCAGAACTGGGAGCAGCTCCTCAAGGACTGGCACGTCAAGGTCAAGGGCACCATCGACGAGATGGAAACCATCTCCTTCCCCAGGCTTCCGGACATGGTCCCCATGGAGGACATCACCTCCGGCAAGGGCAAGGACGGCTCCGAGAAGCTCCTGGAAAGCTACGACCGCCT
This window of the Pseudarthrobacter defluvii genome carries:
- a CDS encoding cytochrome P450, which gives rise to MSSSTETAGRCPFGYGAEAPAGHHGYEPFQMKDPFTAYAELRAEQPVMFDERTGLYVVSRYDDIKAVFEDWGTFSSENAQAPVRERGPAAKKIMEEGGFTAYSGLSARRPPEHTRIRAVVQKAFTPRRYKALEPFIRQNVVDLLEKMLSREERRGDLVKDLAYDVPTITILTLIGADVSQVDTFKRWSDSRAAMTWGDLSDEQQIPHAHNLVEYWQECLRLVRVAHEEGGDNLTADLVKAQQDGAEISDHEIASVLYSLLFAGHETTTTLICNALRELLARPEQWQQLVDDPKKIPAAIDEVLRYAGSIVGWRRKALKDTEVGGVPIEQGSQLLLLMGSANRDETKFEAGEDFDITRPNAREHLSFGFGIHYCLGNMLAKLQAKIALEEVARLAPGLQLDAPEDIAFRENLSFRVPETVPVTWKA
- a CDS encoding IclR family transcriptional regulator, giving the protein MAGGSRDPGRTVTSKVLSILEAFETSRGALSLTDIADKSGLPLSTAHRLVNELTDWGFLSREPNGRYQLGIRLWELAQNTGRQLRDAAHPYIQDLFSLTGETAHLAIRAGNEVLYIDRVYGSKRVPRASRVGGRLPMHATAVGKVILAFEDDWVRDAYLHRDLERATAHTHIDPQKFTAELVDIRAQGYATTLEEVRLGSCSIAVPVFHTGRIGAAIGLVLPTAQASTMTRYLPVLKGISAQIEKATARIPLETLIGVHKAPRG
- a CDS encoding PEP/pyruvate-binding domain-containing protein; translated protein: MQNNKYVQFFDGGIEPKLENLGGKGASLVTMTSAGMPVPPGFVVTTAQFDAFMDEAGITAKIHELLAGLDPEDTRQVDQVSAAIREDICSRPVPEKLRSLTIEAYGSLMGRFDAPVPVAVRSSATAEDLPDASFAGQQDTYLWLDGVKAVTEHIRQCWASLYTSRAIIYRLKNSIPNEGLSMAVVVQKMVNSKVSGVAITMDPTNGDRSKITIDSSYGVGEMVVSGQVTPDNIVLDKVTLAVVTEHLGDKHAELVPDSGARRLVEREVDDERRGRRSLTDAELTAVAQMAKRAEKHYKCPQDIEWALDADLPDGENLLLLQSRPETVHSSKLVTAPQPVVTGGYFSGLSTPALKPTA